TGGAGCAGATCGGGGATGATATCCCTGACTTTCTAGTGGGAGGGAAAGATGCTGGTAGTGATAGCCAATGATTTACCACCCGCAGTTAGGGGACGTATGAAGCTCTGGTTCATTGAACCTCGTCCCAATGTTTTTGTTTCCGGTGTAAAGGATTCCGTTGCCGATACGGTGGTTACTTATCTCAATAAATCCTGCCCGCCCGAATCCGGTCTTCTAATCTTTCAGAGGATCAACCGTTCCCCTGGATATAAAATATGGGGAA
This genomic interval from Treponema primitia ZAS-1 contains the following:
- the cas2e gene encoding type I-E CRISPR-associated endoribonuclease Cas2e, with amino-acid sequence MLVVIANDLPPAVRGRMKLWFIEPRPNVFVSGVKDSVADTVVTYLNKSCPPESGLLIFQRINRSPGYKIWGIGDHTKQIIDIDGLQLIIEKYLPSKENTLYTAEQTHQ